One genomic window of Serinus canaria isolate serCan28SL12 chromosome 4, serCan2020, whole genome shotgun sequence includes the following:
- the ASIC5 gene encoding acid-sensing ion channel 5 produces MDQLRRFIQADAKGILEKIRLCLIKKLLPDLDDRRKYHEEFSSSTSFHGVHNMVHTQSKARRALWLLVVAGCLATAAWQICSRFIYYFSWPTTTTMVVQYVEKVKFPAVTFCNLNRFQADAVSNLKVIFSVWNIVSAILQKFAMEEKYSQELNDFLLGNQNFSIKDFTRKNGFYLNSSTLLECDFFGKPCYPQDFEHVFTEYGNCFTFNHNDLSARRVSLSGRGLHLLFDVQQDKFTDEPTLGHTDAGITFAVHSPQELPRFDGLGLLTPVGMHAQVAIRQLKSIIQEYPWGECKPDLKLQYHRIYSTNGCLLECKARYIQDWCGCLPFILPGNGTECDLLKFYKCVYPAVYTIEIKGLCTVGTHNSTCPAPCEETDYPTTVTYSNFGGEKAIKYFSTKLKKSSEYIRQNLVRIEIKYHDLSYKITQQQKALTISELLADVGGQLGLFCGASMITIIELLEYIFTNFCWMCIFLLLKAPEMPQWNNPSQNQPTHKGKKRGIQEC; encoded by the exons GAATACTGGAAAAGATACGATTGTGTTTAATAAAGAAACTGCTGCCAGATTTGGATGACAGAAGGAAGTACCATGAGGAGTTCTCCTCATCCACTTCATTTCATGGTGTGCATAACATGGTGCACACGCAGAGCAAGGCTCGCAGGGCGCtgtggctgctggtggtggcagGCTGCCTTGCCACTGCTGCCTGGCAGATCTGCAGTCGCTTCATCTACTACTTCAGCTGGCCCACCACAACCACAATGGTGGTCCAGTATGTGGAAAAAGTCAAATTCCCCGCTGTCACCTTCTGCAACTTGAACAG GTTTCAAGCTGATGCTGTGAGCAAcctgaaagtaattttttcagtttggaaCATTGTATCTGCAATTCTCCAAAAATTTgctatggaagaaaaatattcccagGAGTTAAATGATTTCCTTCTTGGGAACCAGAACTTCAGCATCAAAGACTTTACAAGGAAAAATGGGTTTTATCTGAACAGCAGCACATTGCtagaatgtgatttttttggaaAGCCATGTTACCCACAG GATTTTGAACATGTTTTCACTGAATATGGAAACTGCTTTACTTTTAATCACAATGATCTTTCAGCAAGAAGAGTGAGTTTGTCTGGAAGAGGCTTACATTTGCTTTTTGATGTCCAGCAG GACAAATTCACTGATGAGCCTACCCTTGGTCATACTGATGCTGGAATAACTTTTGCTGTCCACTCACCCCAAGAGCTGCCACGCTTTGATGGTTTAGGTTTGCTGACACCAGTGGGGATGCACGCGCAGGTCGCAATCCGCCAGCTGAAG TCAATTATCCAAGAATACCCATGGGGAGAGTGCAAGCCTGATTTAAAGCTTCAGTACCACAGGATTTATAGTACTAATGGATGTTTGCTGGAATGCAAAGCCCGGTACATACAGGACTGGTGTGGCTGTTTGCCATTCATTCTTCCAG gaaATGGAACAGAATGTGACTTGCTGAAGTTTTACAAATGTGTTTATCCTGCAGTCT ATACTATAGAGATAAAAGGATTATGTACAGTAGGAACACACAATTCCACTTGCCCTGCCCCATGTGAAGAAACAGATTATCCTACCACTGTCACCTATTCCAactttggaggagaaaaagccataaaatatttttctacaaaactgaagaaaagctCAGAATACATCAG GCAAAACCTTGTGCGAATTGAGATTAAATATCATGATCTGAGCTACAAAataacacagcagcagaaggctTTGACTATCTCTGAGTTGCTTG CTGATGTAGGTGGCCAGCTTGGATTGTTTTGTGGTGCCAGTATGATTACAATCATAGAACTGCTAGAGTATATTTTTACTAACTTCTGTTGGATGtgcatctttcttcttttgaaagCTCCTGAAATGCCTCAATGGAACAATCCATCCCAGAACCAACCAACAcataagggaaaaaagaggggaaTACAAGAATGTTAA